From the Phycisphaerae bacterium genome, one window contains:
- a CDS encoding 2Fe-2S iron-sulfur cluster binding domain-containing protein — protein MGGQNPHTAEADVRLPTRKYRVTFLPMNKTVEVDCRALPYGDHGRPGSILDIAMEHGIDLDHACGGVCACSTCHVIVRQGLDRCGETTDEEEDQLDEAYGLTPHSRLGCQCVPNGSGDVVVEIPDWNRNLSREGVPQNPGR, from the coding sequence ATGGGCGGCCAGAATCCTCACACCGCCGAAGCCGACGTCCGGCTGCCGACACGCAAGTATCGGGTGACCTTCCTCCCGATGAACAAGACCGTCGAGGTGGATTGCCGGGCCCTGCCGTACGGTGATCACGGCCGGCCGGGCAGCATCCTGGACATCGCCATGGAACATGGCATCGATCTGGACCACGCTTGCGGCGGGGTTTGCGCCTGCTCCACCTGTCATGTTATCGTCCGCCAGGGCCTCGACCGCTGCGGCGAGACCACCGATGAAGAGGAAGACCAGCTCGACGAGGCCTACGGGCTCACTCCCCACTCGCGCCTCGGCTGCCAATGCGTCCCCAACGGAAGCGGCGATGTCGTCGTCGAAATCCCAGACTGGAATCGCAACCTCTCCCGGGAAGGCGTGCCGCAAAACCCAGGGCGATGA
- the iscX gene encoding Fe-S cluster assembly protein IscX has product MSLKWTDTEDIAILLHEKWPDVDPLTVRFTELRQWVCELEGFADDVKLSNEARLEAIQMAWLEESNAARE; this is encoded by the coding sequence ATGTCACTCAAATGGACTGATACCGAAGACATCGCCATCCTGCTGCACGAGAAGTGGCCGGACGTCGATCCACTCACGGTCCGGTTTACCGAACTGCGCCAGTGGGTTTGTGAACTCGAAGGATTCGCGGACGACGTCAAACTGTCGAACGAGGCCAGGCTCGAAGCGATTCAGATGGCGTGGCTGGAGGAGTCCAACGCCGCCCGGGAGTGA